From the genome of Alistipes sp. ZOR0009, one region includes:
- a CDS encoding acylphosphatase, with protein MESRRIVIKGKVQGVGYRYYVLKIANDLNLCGFVRNCSDGKV; from the coding sequence ATGGAAAGCCGAAGAATCGTAATAAAAGGGAAAGTGCAAGGCGTGGGATACAGATACTACGTGCTCAAAATAGCCAACGATTTAAATTTATGCGGATTTGTTCGCAATTGTTCTGATGGTAAAGTCTAA